The following are from one region of the Novipirellula artificiosorum genome:
- a CDS encoding rhomboid family intramembrane serine protease: MKKQAYPIMILLLVMWLVRIVDVVIPADLNQFGLQPRSIQGILGIGTMPFLHAGFGHLISNTVPLLILLGLTVASRGDHAWPVVAGIIVGSGVLLWMFGRNANHIGASGLVFGLIAFLITVGVREKRFGSIAVALLVGFLFGTTLFFGIIPSFGSTVSWDGHLFGAISGLIVGIATSSSSP, translated from the coding sequence TTGAAAAAGCAAGCTTACCCGATCATGATCCTGCTGTTGGTGATGTGGCTTGTGCGGATCGTCGACGTCGTGATCCCAGCGGACTTGAACCAGTTCGGTTTGCAGCCACGGAGCATTCAGGGGATCCTGGGCATTGGCACGATGCCGTTTCTACACGCGGGTTTTGGCCACTTGATCTCCAATACGGTTCCGTTGTTGATTTTGTTGGGATTGACGGTCGCGTCACGCGGGGATCACGCCTGGCCGGTGGTTGCGGGGATCATTGTGGGCAGTGGCGTGCTGCTATGGATGTTCGGACGCAATGCGAACCATATCGGTGCCAGCGGTTTGGTGTTCGGGTTGATCGCCTTCTTGATCACGGTTGGCGTGCGCGAAAAACGGTTCGGATCGATTGCTGTGGCTTTGCTTGTTGGGTTCCTGTTTGGAACCACGTTGTTCTTTGGGATCATTCCAAGTTTCGGATCCACGGTGTCATGGGACGGCCATTTGTTTGGAGCGATCAGCGGTTTGATCGTTGGTATTGCCACCTCGAGTTCATCGCCCTAA